The Penaeus monodon isolate SGIC_2016 chromosome 17, NSTDA_Pmon_1, whole genome shotgun sequence genome contains the following window.
GCTAGAAGCCGTTGTCCCTTGATAGACCTCCGGCTCTGCCCACTGCCGGGCGGTCTTCCCTCTCCTGGGACCAAGAAGCCCTTTTTTGACGTCACTTTAACGATGCTCTAGAAGGTCGCACTACCAGTAGGGAGTattcccaaggggggggggggtctcagcTTTCAAATGCAGTGTTGTGCAAAGGACTGAGGTTGTAGTGAACATCGAAGTGCCGCCTTCCTTAAAacaacaccctatatatatatatatatatatatatatatatatatatatatatatatatatatatatatatatatggggaccctaccacatactcactccaagagcatcacaacatgaaaactacaattaagtatcatgctgtgaccacggcggctcaaacatgaacctaccgtaaaaaaaaaatatatgtatatatatatttatatatatgtgtgtatatatattatatatatatatatatatatatatatatatatatatatatgtatatatatatatatatatatatatatatatgtatatatatacatacatatatatatatatatatatatatatatatatatatgtgtgtgtgtgtgtgtgtgtgtgtgtgtgtgtgtgtgtgtgtgtgtgtgtgtgtgtgtgtgtgtgtgtgtgtgtgtgtgtgtgtgtgtgtgtatgtacggatggatgtgtatatatataaatacaaatatatgtacatatgtgtatgtgtatatgtatatatatacatacatatatatatatatatatatatatatatatatatatatatatatatatatatatatacatatatatgtatatatatacatatatatatattttttttctgatacacATAAcctacacaaaaaatatttatataataaaaagttaaagccGAAACAGTTTTCCTAAACTCTGAGTTCCTCTCCCACAGGGCGCCAGGACCTGGACCACATGTGGATCTGGACTTACAAGATCCTGATGGTGGTGTGGATCGTGTTCGGCCTCGGATACATCGTCATGATCATCACCTTCATTCAGAAGGCGCTCAAGTCGAAGAAggtgagcgagaagagagagggaagaagaaggaggacgggaggaagatagagagggaaagtggaagggagagagcgagagggaaggaaaggaatagggtaggggagaggcaaagaaagaagacagaaaaagtgggaaaaggatagagagagggatggggagaagaaggaaagggggagaataggGGGTACGGGATACAAGAGGATTGGGCAGAAGGAAGGGTGTTTATATATGGCtttgaagaaaaggagaggagagcaggaaaTAGCAaacaaggatgaggaagagggcgCAGGATAAgcagaggaaaggaaatgaagagaaagaaaccgggaaaattaaatataaggATTTGAGAGCTattagggggagaggaagggaaagaaaaacaagcgagcgagacgaagagaaaatcagatgaaaaggggagaaaccCTCAAATTTTAAAGAGTAACAATTATGTAAGTAACTGAAATGAAACCAAAAGACCTCAAATTTGAGATCTTTCACATTCCCACGTTACGCATAATCTGAAAATCCCTGAACAAGTACCTATGAATACGTTCCAAATGCGGTACAAAATATAATCCTACACATATTCCATACCAAAGAACATTTAAGCCTGCTCAGTTAACCAAAATACCCATTCTGATAAACACCAATAAACTATTTTTGATTCCAGATTCACAGGGTTGAGCAAAAAGTAGCACGGACGCTGAAGAGACAGGCAGCCAAGATTCACCAGAACCTCCACACGGATCTCAAGAGGCTGCGGGAGGTAAGGAAGAGATTCCTACTTTGGTCTCGCAGATTTATCTTTTCAGTCATGGGGATAGCTTTATTTCGGTCTCAGTTCTCGGTGGGGAGCCATGTATATTCACGATGTATATTTTAATGGCTGTTATTAATTGTTTGTGgtgcatctgtctatccatttccaTTTATCGTCACAAAGTATATATCTATCCCTATCCATACATTGTATGGTCTGTCCAAGTATTTATCTACATACATCCGTTTCCATTATCTGTCTATCACTATCGATCCCTCACCATTTTTCCAACAGTATATTCGTAATCTCGTCCCCCTTTCACGCCCACGTCTCCTTCGCAGGTGGTGACAGCCCTCTCGGTCCTTCCCGACAACTCGGAGGAGGACTGCAGCAAGGAGAAGACCCTGAAGCGATGCGCGAGCCAGCCCACGATGCCTCAGGGCGTGGGCGGCGTCGAGGACAAGGAGGATCACACTCTCCCCCGCTCGGTGACGTCACAACAGTCGCAACCCCCGGCCGATCGCGTGAAGACCTTCCGGCAGGCGCTGTCCGAGGCGGCCGTCAATAATGTGGGCAAGGTGAGTGATGtattgaatttctctctctctctttttctctctatctatctgtctatctatctatctatctatctatctatatatttcgcTCATTTGGTGTCTGTTATCAGTTCCGTTTTATCTCTTATAACCAATATCTGAATACAAACATTAACCTCTCGTGTGCTCTTGCAGAAGGACCAGTTCCGCAGCCTGTCGTCTCTGGAGGACGTGGCTCTGTTCCTGGAGATGGTGGAGTCGCTGCTCCGCGAGCACGAGGCGGGCATCGCGAAGGAGGCGGACGACCAGGCGCACCACATCCTCAGCGACGACGACTCCAACTCTTCCGACGATGACTCCTTCGGCACGGAGGCGACGGACGTCCCACACAAGGAGGACCTCGAGGCCGGCTTCTGCAATCAGGCTTTCGTTGGCGACAAGGGTGAGGTCGAGGTCGTCGTGCAAAAGCCATGCCACGTCGCCAGCGACGCCAGCAAGAAGGGCGCGAAAGAGGATGAGCCCGGCGTTAACCAGAGGGTGCAGCAGCGGCTAAACTATCTCCTGAAGGAAGTAGATCCAAAGTCAAGCCGAGGACTCCTGCGCCAAAAGTCACTAAAGGAAGGGGTCACTTCTTCAGGCCAACTCCTGGGTGAAATGGAGAGTATCGTGTGCAAGCCCTTCTCCAACCCAGACATCCCCGACACCTGCAGCGCCAGCGACTCGCTTTCGAGGGTTGACCGTCGAAGCAGCAACTCTGTTCCGGGTCGTATCAAGAGTGGTTTCGTGAAATCGTACCCGAACCTTAGTGACGTCTTCCCTACACTGCCCTCCTCCTGCGACGCCGTCGACCACCAGCCTGGTTCACAGCATGACCCCGAGAAGCGAGCCAGCCGCCGCTGGTCCTTCGGGAGCGACAATCGCCGGCAGGAGGCCCCGCACGACGGCCACCACGCTGCCCACAACTTCCTCGCCGGCATCAAGCTGTCTGCAGGGAGGAGCGCCAAGGACCTGAGCTCGTCGCTGTCTCTGCTCTCCCAGTGGATTCACGGCAGCGCTGTCAGGACCCAGGGCCTGCAGgaagcggagaaggagagagagaaagagagggacagcgTCAGTAGTGACGAATCGCAGGAAGCCACTAAACCTCAATACACGCGGTTGTAATTCTATGTTTTcgttttcatgtttatttgcttgttagttttttattcatttatgatacTTTATGGATACAAAGTAGTACAAATGTCATATACTTATTAGATACATTGAAATGTCCAGTCAAAGGACATTCCTCATGAACCAAACGTGCACAAGCAAGCACATATTCATTTCGATATCGAGACGAAATCATCATGCGCATGAAAAGCTGAAAAGAGTGGCCTTGCTTAACGTCTTGTGCGTGCACTACCAAACTCTCAAGTGAACAGTGGAGTTTGCATCTGAGCTATACAAGTGCGCAAGAGAGTTGCAGTTTGCGTCTGAAATGATAAAGAAACGGATTTCTTCTCAATGTGCTTAACTGACATTTTTATCCAGCACGGATAAATGCATTTGGTGTATACCATAAGGCACTCGCTTGTCATAACCAGAGGCCTAATGTGGGTCACaccccatgtatgtatatatatgcatatatatgcatatatatatatgtatatatatatatatatatatatatatatatatatatatatatatatatatatatatatatatatatatatatatattatgtttacctatatgttaaaaaatacttCGAGTCTATTAAGATATATGCTGCTATGCACATAACCATTCCATATTTTAAACTCAAATACAAAGTTAGGCTCTTTCATAACGAGTACAATGTCTACCCGCAAAATGTGCCTTGAAAACGTGATTTATAcgcatgtgatatatatttctatcaaggAGATTTACTGGCTTAGTATTCATGCATACTTATAGTCATTTGATCTTCCAATATGTTTTCCGGTGATTTTAGAAGCCTTGCATTCCCATATACTGTACAATGTACAGCAAATTACTTTTATAAGGCATTTGTCTGATAAGATTTTTCAGGTCTACaagtattaatattttgtatcGTCCAAGGCCAGTGTTGTTATTTCTTaaaacctctttttctttcttattttctttcttcctctctctctctctctctctctctctctctctctctctctctctctctctctctctctctttctttatcgctatctctctctctctctctgcctctccttctttatcgctatctctctctctggcaaGTTTTATACATTCCTGATACAATTTTCCTTCCCCGCGCGTCTTCCATAATCATAGGATTTCCGTATAAATGGCTTCCTTGATGAAAGATTACTCTGATCATAATATCAAACACATAATTTATagcctatattatgtatataaaatacctCATTATGTTAGTCTAGATGTactcaataaaaaacaaatagtgTTCCCTATCATGGCTTCGGATATGAGAACGTGCGTAGTACATTTAATTACTTTTATAGTACAAGTGTGCGTATTGCCTGATTAATATGTTTGAAAGTCGGGGAAGAAATTCGAATACATTTACACTGTATTTTCTCACAAGGAGGTAAAGCATCAAGTACAGGCATACTTTGATGGGCCCAACACAAATATTGTTTTAAAGtccattttaatgtttttgttataaaaGACATATATTGTATTTCGTCATAttacggcctatatatatatatatatatatatatatatatatatatatatatatatatatatatatatatatatatatatatatatatacacacacacacacacacgtgtatgtatgtatgcatgtatgtatgtatgcatacttttagatttataaacattaaaagttatcttttgataaaaatataacgaAGTTTATCAAATATGAAATGTGATAAACAACACTGGATTATGTGAATTATATAGCAAACGCAATACTCAAATTATAAAGTAATTAATATTAGGTACTGATATTCTATGTTATTTGCAattgatattttgttatttcaCGCAATATAACCCAAGAAGAAtgcttatgtttgtttttaaCCTTCATTCACAGTAATATAAGAGAAGTAAGTCAATAACAAGAGATAATAAACGATCCCCGAATGAAAAGTAATTCAATCATGTTTTTATCAGCTTGTTATCTTTTCCACATATTcagaaaaactatttaaaaagaaaaagatgacggttcatatgataatgatttatcttttttttttcctatctcagCCTAATAATCATATGGTATAAAGATCAGTGGATTGTGTAATAAGGGATAAGAGATGTGGAGGAGAGGCTTACTTAGCACCGGCGTCATGTAGAAGATGTGCTCCTTGATACGTTCTCTTCCAGCACCGAGAGAAAATTACGCGAAATCGAGGAAGCGACCACGTAACCGGACGGAATTGTAGCGGATGACGAAGGCGAGGGAAATCAAATGAGCCAGTAGGAATAGTACACGGCCGTGACGTGACAATAGACACTAGCGACCAGTCTATTTAAGCCTAAGAACATGCCAACAGAAGCTGGGCCCAAAAGAGGCAGTTCTAATCCTAATCCGCCCCACTATGGATAGGCTGTCCATAAGATGCTGGGAAAACTGCTTCATCTTCAATATGGAAAATATCACGGCAATAACGAAAAAGACCGGCGTGTAAGAGTCTTTGAGTGCCTCTACAATAGTTGTGATTGGTTGGCAGTGATATTGGTTATagcggcttgactctttattaatgaagaaacaacacagtgaggggaacacaagAGACGATGTCTTAaggtaagcgctgagcgcgggggTCGagggtccggccagccagccctgaagGGGCCAGAGGCGACGACGACCTGGTCACGTcgagcgctgggcacgaactgagaggtcagacgggGTCAGATAAATTCGTTATCTACGTCCTCGCTGGCTTGATGTTTCTAAATTGAACTTAGAGCCACgcggcaaacagccacgtggtctattggtaagttggcttacagaaatcgtgcttatgtatacgccatattactcggccacctactcacgtctcgccctcaaggcgccttagattggcctcaagggttcCTTGGTGGATCTTCGTAGTTGTTCGTCtttgtcgtcctcttctttctgGTACTTGGTGTACtcttgacttcagattcgccTAGACTTCTTCgaagtccttgtccaggtctaacacggcggcgtactcgtccacacgtcctcgcataTCTCGTCCAAGTCTTTCTCGGTTGCATGCTTGTCCTCATGCCCTCATAATCTTCGTCTTGATCCACgagcgtccaggcaggcggcgtcttcttcggcatctcagggcggctgatacctgcgctgactagctcctggagtttgactggatctgcgggcatccaggcaggcggcacccttccacaggcaactggtacctgtgctagcaagttcctggtccttcactggatctataggtgtcccggcaggcggcgtcctcttccactacatcatggggagGCTTAATACCTGCACctacgaacatcctggtccgcaggcttctggtgatcttccggtgacgtccttcccacagtatCCTAAgctgaccgtttctgcagcagggtcctccttcggtgccgtgtcggatatcgtcggtccgactgctatatataattGGGGAAATAGAtaatacacataagggccaaaatagtaagaggaaaagaaaggcaacagagaagaggggttgtTAAATGCCGCTAGCCAGTTCTTtacataaatttgcagttttcaaTGTTCGTTTTGtactttattttcgtctattttttcgttttgtgttttactttcataaagataaagaagaaaataggagagggagacgacagtagcgatccgcatgcaTCTGGCATGAACTACCAACtgcctctgatagatatgaaagtaGACAAGGGAAACAACAGCGGCAATCTGctaggatttacttgaaccagttttTATCACACAAACAAGAACTTTATgttaaataagaaattgtacatcttgtacaagtcactcgtcatgactgacaaaatcgcagacaaaagagatacatcatagatctttacgcctgaAACTACGACAgcaaaaaaccctattaatgaaaaggtttcagtgtcttgttctgcgtggatgagtgagtaagtgtgtgtgtgtgtgtgtgtgtgtgtgtgtgtgtgtgtgtgtgtgtgtgtgtgtgtgtgtgtgtgtgtgtgtgagcaacagcgaccgtgaatgagaatgaaagtgagaatgagctcacacagaaaatgtatcacaaacacaaagattaacgttcaatataataTTGTGATGAaatagcaatgctattaataaaaaattatttcaagtaCCACATTGacttcaacatttaatgatatgcaacagaatatacgcactaatgaacggtgatgtgaaaaaaatattcgcaagctttctagcaagcaaatcttcttgaggtcagaaattctgaactgccgaggtagccatatCTAGCAATGCATGTCAGACATCATCGACGGatttcctatacccaaaatgctgtacaatgaagcgaactgagccgggaaaatctataaataacctgctctcttctacgtatctgtgatgggcgatCATGACATTCCCTATAAGTATCCAACtgtcacgaatcacacgatcacttgggatttacccaaaacatgcaagtgattTTTAGAGGTGAGAACCCTAGTCCTGCATTAATGAACGGACATAACTGTGGGTCACACAGACTCAAAAGTTGCTGATCATACAAATAAattgttttacctgtacctactatcgtaaCATTGGAGCATAGATCTATTAGGCaatttacgcaaccccaggttatatcaggcatccctgtgtactgtgatatggggaagatcctaacgctatactcaaaataataaatttatacaaaatcatgttacaagctccgttctagcgaaaatagaacatgtcaccaaagAACAATATAACGAAGCTACTGTTTGCCccatggtgtcaacaacaacaaccaaattacaggaaaaacgagCATTCATCTCTTGGCCATCCTCATCCTGACCgaccagaagggaaagagaaagtgtggtcaggtcggggcgaggggaggaactagataaaatgaaatggtgtccataataacaataatcacgaacGCATAAAATTCATTgtagttgaaacaacataaatctctaataacaagagaaattaattaactacttgattaatgaacaatattcatgtttgttgaccacatacagAGATCACACAGTAATTCGATCTGAGGTGAGAAGattagtgtgagaacgtgccatttgctgctACCCAACATAACCAGCGTGGGAATGACTGTACATACagtttaacacatttatgggagaagaaggaaggaaaagaaatgaaaaggcccaAAACATATACTCACGTGGTTCTGAAGACATGAGCCAAAAGGATACAGTGACCACCCTGCCTCCAGTTTGTAAAAGACTGTtcgtgaacagtaatggtagtcaatgcACTTACGACTCACAATACATGTAAAGGGGACACACTACTTTGTCTTGGTGAGTGCAGGACatgaactgagaggtcagatgaGGTCGGATAAAATCTTCATCTATGTCCTTGCTGGCTTGATGGTTTTAAGTTGGACTTAGAGCCATGTGGCAACCAGCtatgtggtctattggtaaaatggcttacagaaatcgtgcttatgtatattatacaatatattatgcaATTCCTGCCAACATCAATGACGAGGATCCTGGCGACTCGCACTCTGGCCTTTTGAGATTTATTGgtcaaagtaaaaagtaaaaacttaTCAGTGCAAGATCCAGATATTTGCCTGAGCTCTATCCTGCCAGAATATACTAGGTAAAGATTTTGCAGTCCAGGCGTGGGGGGATGGCGCAGTAGCCCCCAGCTTTGCAGATAGCTTGTGGTGAACAtatttttggcacttaaagcactgAAGTGGGTCAGACTCATAAATCATAAGGCTGTATGAGCCACAGTTATCCAAATCAAGGGCTGAGGCTCCCTTTGTCACCAGGGCCCTTTGTCAATCGTGCCCTTATCACTCGAAATCCGGGTCAATAACCGGATTTACTTCTGAACCTTCGATGGTCTGGCCAATTGGTAAAAAGTGCCGAAGCCTGTGGGAAATGCTTAGGGATCCAGACTCTCTCGCAGTGTTTGT
Protein-coding sequences here:
- the LOC119583656 gene encoding open rectifier potassium channel protein 1-like, whose product is MMSFKQWLVLLGLYTIYMLIGAAVFISLEKDNEMEGREELLSLKGRVIDFVEGLDNESRPGAEVVLKDVSDVCGHDFLSAEDDEPLTWSLWNSFFFTFTVITTIGFGHMSPATPWGRVFCIAYALFGVPLNGILVAVLADIFSCKMVNSRVRARAKRYESWMGVATDTVLYLVPGFILFLVVPAAVLLAFEEGWNYLDSFYFAFITLTTIGFGDYVAGRQDLDHMWIWTYKILMVVWIVFGLGYIVMIITFIQKALKSKKIHRVEQKVARTLKRQAAKIHQNLHTDLKRLREVVTALSVLPDNSEEDCSKEKTLKRCASQPTMPQGVGGVEDKEDHTLPRSVTSQQSQPPADRVKTFRQALSEAAVNNVGKKDQFRSLSSLEDVALFLEMVESLLREHEAGIAKEADDQAHHILSDDDSNSSDDDSFGTEATDVPHKEDLEAGFCNQAFVGDKGEVEVVVQKPCHVASDASKKGAKEDEPGVNQRVQQRLNYLLKEVDPKSSRGLLRQKSLKEGVTSSGQLLGEMESIVCKPFSNPDIPDTCSASDSLSRVDRRSSNSVPGRIKSGFVKSYPNLSDVFPTLPSSCDAVDHQPGSQHDPEKRASRRWSFGSDNRRQEAPHDGHHAAHNFLAGIKLSAGRSAKDLSSSLSLLSQWIHGSAVRTQGLQEAEKEREKERDSVSSDESQEATKPQYTRL